A portion of the Salmo trutta chromosome 1, fSalTru1.1, whole genome shotgun sequence genome contains these proteins:
- the LOC115208197 gene encoding NLR family CARD domain-containing protein 3-like: MSMKSDSSMEQPITFRKGDCTADPGVQQKRPDSPVPSCLSMKSDLSMMQPINFGKRDCNTDPGVQQKRPDSPVPSCLSMKSDSSMMQPINFLKRDCNTDPGGWSTLPEDQSICVVCQQGLRDPVSITCGHRFCRQCITRYWEKPAPSGDYDCPQCTKRSRILPVLQHLSEHNDARGSENMDDSLQRAIVNHKNSLKRRYECVIEGMEKAGNQTPLNRIYTELYITEGESEGVNNEHEVWQLETASRTTTSHGTAIHCNDIFKPLSCQERSIRTVLTKGIAGIGKTVSVQKFILDWAEGKANQDVDIIFLLPFRELNLIKECQYSLLGLLNDFHTELDIGYAKKLTACKAMLIFDGLDESRLPLDFQQNKVVSDVKQTSSVDVLLTNLIKGNLLPSALIWIATRPAAANQIPSGCVDQVTEVRGFNDPQKEEYFRKRFSDEDLASRIISHIKTSRSLHIMCHIPVFCWISAIVLEHMLSTDKRIETPTTLTEMSIHFLLIQTRLKNQKYHGRDEMGQEELVESDKDILLKLGKLAFEHLEKGNLMFYEEDLKECGIDVKEASVYSGLCTQIFKEESVLFQRVVYCFVHLSIQEFLSAVYMYHCYTTKNMNALKPFLKKKGYNLNLHELLKSAVDKALKSKNGHLDLFVRFLHGMTLESNQVLLRGLVIQKESSPESVQKTVQSLKVMQKKNISPERWINLFYCLIEMKDHSVQDEIQEYLRSGKRSKNLTLTQCSALAYMLQISEEVLDVFDLKEYKISQEGRRRLLPAVRCCRKAL, encoded by the exons atgtccatgaagagtgactcaTCTATGGAGCAGCCAATCACATTCAGAAAAGGAGATTGTACCGCTGATCCAGG GGTTCAGCAGAAGAGACCAGACTCACCTGtacccagctgtctgtctatgaagaGTGACTTGTCTATGATGCAGCCAATCAATTTTGGAAAAAGAGATTGTAACACTGATCCAGG GGTTCAGCAGAAGAGACCAGACTCACCTGtacccagctgtctgtctatgaagaGTGACTCGTCTATGATGCAGCCAATAAATTTTCTAAAAAGAGATTGTAACACTGATCCAGG tggatggtctactctgccAGAGGATCAGTCCATATGTGTGGTGTGTCAGCAGGGGCTGAGGGATCCAGTCTCGATAACCTGTGGACACAGGTTCTGCAGACAGTGCATCACCAGATACTGGGAGAAACCTGCTCCTTCAGGAGACTATGACTGTCCTCAGTGTACAAAGAGATCCAGAATACTTCCTGTACTACAGCACCTGAGTGAACACAATGATGCAAGAGGCTCTGAAAACA TGGATGACAGCCTGCAGAGAGCCATAGTAAACCACAAAAACAGTCTGAAAAGGAGGTATGAATGTGTGATAGAAGGCATGGAAAAAGCAGGGAATCAAACCCCCCTCAACAGGAtttacacagagctctacatcacagaaggagagagtgaaggggttaaCAATGAACATGAGGTGTGGCAGCTAGAGACAgcatccaggacaacaacctcacaTGGCACAGCAATCCACTGCAATGACATCTTTAAACCCTTATCTTGCCAGGAGAGAagcatcagaactgtgctgacaaagggcatcgctggcattggaaaaacagtctctgtgcagaagttcatcctAGACTGGGCTGAAGGGAAGGCAAACCAAGATGTGGATATCATATTTCTGCTTCCTTTCCGGGAGCTGAACTTGATCAAAGAATGCCAGTACAGTCTGCTTGGACTTTTAAATGACTTCcacacagaactagacataggCTATGCAAAGAAACTCACTGCCTGTAAAGCTATGTTAATCTTTGATGGTTTGGATGAAAGCAGACTTCCATTGGACTTCCAGCAAAACAAAGTGGTGTCTGATGTCAAACAGACATCGTCTGTCGATGTTTTGCTGACAAACCTCATCAAGgggaatctgcttccctctgctctcattTGGATAGCTActcgacctgcagcagccaatcagatcccttcagggtgtgttgaccaggtgacagaggtacgagggttcaatgacccacagaaggaggagtacttcaggaagagattcagtgatgaggacctggccagcagaatcatctcacacataaagacatcaaggagcctccacatcatgtgccacattccagtcttctgttggatttctgcaatagTCCTTGAACACATGTTGAGCACAGACAAGAGAATAGAGACACCCACGACTCTCACTGAGATGTCTATACACTTTCTGCTCATTCAGACCAGGCTGAAGAACCAGAAGTATCATGGACGAGATGAGATGGGTCAAGAGGAGCTCGTGGAGTCAGATAAGGACATTCTTCTGAAGCTGGGGAAGCTGGCTTTTGAACATCTGGAGAAGGGTAATCTCAtgttctatgaagaagacctgaaagagtGCGGCATTGATGTCAAagaagcctcagtgtactcaggattgtgcacacaaaTCTTTAAAGAAGAGTCTGTGTTATTTCAGAGGGTGGTGTACTGCTTtgttcatctgagcattcaggagtttctctCAGCTGTCTACATGTACCATTGTTACACAACCAAGAACATGAATGCACTGAAGCCCTTCCTCAAGAAAAAGGGTTATAACCTAAACTTGCATGAGCTGCTGAAGAGTGCCGTGGATAAAGCCTTGAAGAGTAAGAATGGACACCTGGACCTTTTTGTCCGCTTCCTTCATGGCATgacactggagtccaatcaggtACTCCTACGAGGTCTGGTGATACAGAAAGAAAGCAGTCCAGAGAGCGTCCAGAAAACAGTCCAATCCCTTAAGGTGATGCAGAAGAAGAACATCTCCCCTGAGAGGTGGATTAATCTCTTCTACTGTCTGATAGAGATGAAAGACCATTCAGTACAGGATGAAATCCAAGAGTACTTGAGGTCAGGGAAGAGATCCAAAAACCTCACACTTACTCAGTGCTCAGCGCTGGCCTACATGCTGCAGATATCAGAGGAGGttctggatgtgtttgacctgaaggaATACAAGATATCACAGGAGGGTCGTAGGAGACTGCTCCCAGCTGTGAGGTGCTGCAGGAAAGCTCTGTAA